A stretch of Triticum aestivum cultivar Chinese Spring chromosome 1D, IWGSC CS RefSeq v2.1, whole genome shotgun sequence DNA encodes these proteins:
- the LOC123182079 gene encoding 60S ribosomal protein L4-1 → MATTARPLVSVKALDGDMATDAAGVPMPHVMKAPIRPDVITFVHRLVSCNSRQPYAVSRKAGHQTSAESWGTGRAVSRIPRVGGGGTHRAGQGAFGNMCRGGRMFAPTRIWRKWHRRVNVRLRRVAVASALAATAVPAIVTARGHRIESVPEFPLVVSDSAEGIEKTAQAIKVLKQLGAYADAEKAKDSVGIRPGKGKMRNRRYINRKGPLIVYGTEGSKIVKAFRNLPGVDVANVERLNLLDLAPGGHLGRFVIWTESAFKKLDEVYGSFEASSSKKKGFVLPRPKMTNADLGRLINSDEVQSVVKPINKEVKRREARKNPLKNAAAVLKLNPYFGTARRMAVLAEAARVKARKEKINSKRTKLSAEEASKIKAAGKAWYQTMISDSDYTEFDVFSKWLGVSQ, encoded by the exons atggccaccACCGCGCGCCCGCTCGTCTCCGTCAAGGCCCTGGACGGGGACATGGCCACCGACGCGGCCGGCGTCCCGATGCCGCACGTCATGAAGGCGCCGATCCGCCCCGACGTCATCACCTTCGTCCACAGGCTCGTTTCCTGCAACAGCCGGCAGCCCTACGCCGTCTCCCGCAAGGCCGGTCACCAGACCTCGGCCGAGTCCTGGGGCACGGGTCGCGCCGTCTCGCGTATCCCCCGTGTCGGCGGTGGCGGTACCCACCGCGCCGGGCAGGGAGCCTTCGGCAACATGTGCCGTGGCGGACGCATGTTCGCGCCCACCCGGATCTGGCGCAAGTGGCACCGTCGCGTCAACGTCCGCCTCCGCCGCGTCGCCGTCGCCTCcgccctcgccgccaccgccgtcccGGCCATCGTCACCGCCCGCGGCCACCGCATCGAGTCCGTCCCCGAGTTCCCGCTCGTCGTCTCCGACTCGGCCGAGGGCATCGAGAAGACCGCCCAGGCCATCAAGGTCCTCAAGCAGCTGGGCGCCTACGCTGATGCCGAGAAGGCCAAGGACTCCGTCGGCATCCGCCCCGGCAAGGGTAAGATGCGCAATCGCAGATACATCAACCGCAAGGGACCCCTCATCGTCTACGGCACCGAGGGCTCCAAGATCGTCAAGGCCTTCCGCAACCTCCCTGGTGTGGATGTTGCCAACGTCGAGCGCCTCAACCTGCTCGaccttgcccctggtggccaccttGGCCGGTTCGTGATCTGGACTGAGTCTGCCTTCAAGAAGCTGGACGAGGTGTACGGCTCCTTTGAGGCGTCTTCCTCCAAGAAGAAGGGCTTCGTGCTCCCAAGGCCTAAGATGACCAATGCTGACCTTGGCCGCCTCATCAACTCTGATGAGGTCCAGTCCGTGGTGAAGCCCATCAACAAGGAGGTGAAGCGCAGGGAGGCCAGGAAGAACCCTCTGAAGAATGCTGCTGCCGTGCTCAAGCTCAACCCCTACTTCGGAACTGCCCGCAGGATGGCAGTTCTTGCTGAGGCAGCCCGTGTCAAGGCCAGGAAGGAGAAGATTAACTCCAAGAGGACCAAGCTCAGTGCG GAGGAGGCATCAAAGATCAAGGCTGCTGGGAAGGCCTGGTACCAGACCATGATCTCTGACAGCGACTACACGGAGTTTGACGTCTTCTCCAAGTGGCTTGGCGTCAGCCAGTGA